The Buchnera aphidicola (Hyalopterus amygdali) genome has a segment encoding these proteins:
- a CDS encoding inorganic phosphate transporter translates to MLYLFSSSDLNHSLFVFFALFFVLCYEAINGFHDTANAVSTLIYTRAMSAPFAVIMSGVFNFLGVLLGGLTVAYAIVHLLPNDLLLNSSSKHALAMVFSMLLSAILWNLLTWYFCLPASSSHSLIGAIIGIGLTNAMITNSSLVEALNIPKMMNVFLSLVFSPIVGLIISGSLIFLFRFFLKNKKNFHHIHMTPLEREKKDGKKTPPFLIKAALILSSIGVSYTHGANDGQKGIGLLMLVLIGIVPSGFLINLNTSKKEILYTKNTINQLYKYYSTNKVIIIKNISNQKKNNYPIKNYNYFKIIRNIKKTRSLLSKIYNYNELSIEKKFKLRHFFLFLSENIDQTIHLLNVSKKEKYFLEESKVNILKSIEYAPMWIILIIALSLSIGTMIGWKRIVVTIGEKIGKKRMTYGQAMSAQITASISIGIASYTGIPVSTTHILSSSVAGAMLGDGNGIQVNTIKNIALAWILTLPISILLSSFFYRIMLLFI, encoded by the coding sequence ATGCTATATTTATTTTCGTCTTCCGATTTGAATCATAGTTTGTTTGTTTTTTTTGCTTTATTTTTTGTATTATGTTATGAAGCTATTAATGGTTTTCATGATACAGCTAATGCTGTTTCAACGCTCATCTATACCCGTGCAATGTCCGCTCCCTTTGCTGTAATTATGTCTGGTGTCTTTAATTTTCTTGGTGTTTTACTTGGTGGGCTAACAGTTGCATATGCTATTGTTCATCTATTACCTAATGATTTACTATTAAATAGTAGCTCAAAACATGCACTTGCTATGGTTTTTTCTATGTTATTGTCCGCTATATTATGGAATTTACTTACTTGGTACTTTTGTTTGCCAGCATCAAGTTCACATTCGTTAATTGGGGCAATCATTGGGATTGGTTTAACTAATGCAATGATTACTAATTCTTCTTTAGTTGAAGCATTAAACATCCCTAAAATGATGAACGTTTTTTTATCTCTCGTTTTTTCTCCTATTGTGGGATTAATTATCTCTGGAAGTTTGATATTTTTATTTCGTTTTTTTTTAAAGAATAAAAAAAATTTTCATCATATTCATATGACGCCGTTAGAACGAGAAAAAAAAGATGGAAAAAAAACACCACCTTTTTTAATTAAAGCTGCTTTAATTTTATCATCTATTGGAGTTAGTTATACTCATGGAGCTAATGATGGTCAGAAAGGTATTGGCTTGCTGATGCTTGTACTTATTGGAATTGTGCCGTCTGGTTTTTTAATTAACTTAAATACATCTAAAAAAGAAATTCTCTATACAAAAAATACAATTAATCAATTATATAAATACTATTCAACTAATAAAGTCATAATAATTAAAAATATTAGTAATCAAAAAAAAAATAACTATCCAATTAAAAATTATAATTACTTTAAAATTATAAGAAATATAAAAAAAACTAGATCTTTATTATCTAAAATATACAATTATAACGAATTAAGTATAGAAAAAAAATTTAAACTACGTCATTTTTTTCTTTTTCTTTCAGAAAATATTGATCAAACAATACATCTTTTAAATGTTTCTAAAAAAGAAAAATATTTTTTAGAAGAAAGTAAGGTAAATATACTTAAATCAATTGAATATGCACCAATGTGGATAATATTAATTATTGCGTTATCTTTATCTATAGGAACCATGATCGGTTGGAAACGCATAGTTGTCACAATTGGTGAAAAAATAGGAAAGAAGAGAATGACATATGGTCAAGCTATGTCAGCACAAATAACTGCTTCTATTTCTATTGGTATAGCTAGTTATACAGGTATACCAGTATCTACAACACATATCTTATCTTCATCTGTAGCTGGAGCAATGTTAGGAGACGGAAATGGAATTCAAGTTAACACAATAAAAAATATTGCTCTTGCTTGGATATTAACTTTGCCCATTTCAATTTTATTATCTAGTTTTTTTTATCGGATTATGCTTTTATTTATATAA
- the dapF gene encoding diaminopimelate epimerase — MFSNDQKKRIRFTKMHGLGNDFMVVELIKQSYVFSSSIIKKLSNRNTGIGFDQLLIIEKSHNSQFDFHYRIFNSNGNEVEQCGNGARCVGLFVLLKNLTNKKHITFSTNKKYISVHFISYNNIQVNMNEPSFDLKNIPVSKKIISNNFSVKLLNKNLKCNLVTIGNPHCIIQVESIIHAPVKKIGQILERHPLFIQGINVGFMKIINKNHIQLRVYERDVGETQSCGSNACAAVAVGIAKKILNKNVRVDLLGGRLEINWNGFNYPLYMKGPANYVYDGHIYI; from the coding sequence ATGTTTTCAAATGATCAAAAAAAACGAATTAGATTTACTAAAATGCATGGATTAGGTAACGATTTTATGGTTGTTGAATTAATTAAACAAAGTTATGTTTTTTCTTCATCTATTATAAAAAAATTATCTAATCGAAATACAGGAATTGGTTTTGATCAATTATTAATAATTGAAAAATCACATAATTCGCAATTTGATTTTCACTATCGCATTTTTAACTCTAATGGAAATGAAGTTGAACAATGTGGTAATGGTGCTCGATGCGTTGGTTTATTTGTTTTACTAAAAAACTTAACAAATAAAAAACACATTACTTTTAGTACTAATAAAAAATATATAAGCGTTCATTTTATATCTTATAACAACATTCAAGTAAATATGAACGAACCTAGTTTTGACTTAAAAAATATACCTGTCTCTAAAAAAATTATATCTAATAATTTTTCTGTAAAGCTTCTAAATAAAAATTTAAAATGTAATTTGGTTACTATTGGGAATCCTCATTGTATTATTCAAGTAGAATCCATCATTCATGCTCCTGTAAAAAAAATTGGTCAAATTTTAGAAAGACATCCTCTTTTTATTCAAGGAATAAATGTAGGTTTTATGAAAATTATAAATAAAAATCATATTCAATTAAGGGTTTATGAACGTGATGTAGGTGAAACACAGTCTTGTGGTAGTAATGCTTGTGCTGCAGTTGCAGTTGGTATAGCTAAAAAGATTCTTAATAAAAATGTTCGAGTTGATTTATTAGGCGGAAGATTAGAAATTAATTGGAACGGTTTTAATTATCCTCTTTATATGAAAGGACCAGCAAATTACGTTTATGATGGACATATATATATATAA
- the cyaY gene encoding iron donor protein CyaY yields MKKNIVISEKNNNFYKLVDDLFLKIEDNLNVYENKIDIDYEIEDYVITITFANKSLIIVNKQEFLKQIWLATKLNAYHFNYKIDKWICNRTDKNFWEIFEKSCSIQANENLVFCYS; encoded by the coding sequence ATGAAGAAAAATATAGTTATTAGTGAAAAAAATAATAATTTTTATAAATTAGTAGACGACTTGTTTTTAAAGATAGAAGATAATTTAAATGTTTATGAAAATAAAATTGATATTGATTATGAAATAGAAGACTATGTTATAACTATTACTTTTGCAAATAAAAGTTTGATTATAGTCAATAAGCAAGAGTTTTTAAAACAAATATGGTTAGCTACAAAATTAAATGCATATCACTTTAATTATAAAATAGATAAATGGATTTGTAATCGCACGGATAAAAATTTTTGGGAAATATTTGAAAAATCATGTTCTATACAAGCTAATGAAAATTTAGTTTTTTGCTATTCTTAA
- the hemC gene encoding hydroxymethylbilane synthase — protein MQKKILRIATRKSPLALQQTKYVQKKILSLYPNLDIKIIPIVTHGDHILNKSLSKISGKGLFIKELEFALLENKADIAIHSMKDLPVNITKELCLISICKRGNALDSMVSNHYASINQLPKGAIVGTSSLRRQCQLITYRPDLIVSPLRGNVETRIAKLDEGKYDAIILATEGLNRLCLKNRITQIIPAELSLPSCGQGAIGIQSRSHDKKVLFFLSKLNHFNTFIEVKAERAFCKKLESGCQIPIGSYAILKKKKIWLRGLVGSPDGAVILKGERFGWYNTAEEMGYSLAKELLNNGAKKILDNFYIKKPYCI, from the coding sequence ATGCAAAAAAAAATATTAAGAATTGCTACTAGAAAAAGTCCTTTAGCTTTACAACAAACTAAATATGTTCAAAAAAAAATATTGTCTTTATATCCTAATTTAGATATTAAAATAATACCTATCGTGACTCATGGAGATCATATATTAAATAAATCTCTTTCTAAGATTAGTGGAAAAGGTTTATTTATAAAAGAATTAGAGTTTGCTCTTCTTGAAAATAAAGCAGATATAGCAATACATTCTATGAAAGATCTTCCTGTCAATATTACAAAAGAGCTATGCTTGATTAGCATATGTAAAAGAGGCAATGCATTAGATTCAATGGTTTCTAATCATTATGCATCTATTAACCAATTGCCGAAGGGGGCGATTGTTGGTACCTCTAGCTTAAGAAGACAATGTCAACTAATCACATATCGACCAGATTTAATTGTATCTCCCTTGAGAGGAAATGTAGAAACAAGAATTGCTAAATTAGATGAGGGTAAATATGATGCAATAATTTTAGCTACTGAAGGATTAAATAGATTATGTTTAAAAAATCGAATTACTCAAATTATACCAGCTGAATTATCACTTCCTTCTTGTGGTCAAGGTGCTATTGGGATTCAATCAAGATCACATGATAAAAAAGTATTATTTTTTTTATCAAAATTAAATCATTTTAATACTTTTATTGAAGTAAAAGCAGAAAGAGCATTCTGTAAAAAATTAGAATCTGGATGTCAAATTCCAATTGGAAGTTATGCTATTCTTAAAAAGAAAAAAATTTGGCTTAGAGGATTAGTTGGTTCACCAGATGGTGCAGTTATATTAAAAGGTGAAAGATTTGGTTGGTATAATACTGCAGAAGAAATGGGTTATTCTCTTGCTAAAGAGTTGTTAAATAATGGTGCAAAAAAAATTCTTGATAATTTTTATATAAAAAAACCATATTGTATATGA
- a CDS encoding uroporphyrinogen-III synthase: protein MRPSPEGEELVHYLNNAGIFSFHFSFFDFYPSTSKNRISKKIYDLYISDIILIFSKKSINYINIYFLKKKLIWPIYPKYYAIGESTAIFLSKYVQKKIFFPKDQENSENLLMLLYKNNLLKKKITLLQGRNGRNLIKKHLQQQGCDISIIECYKRIFKIIDFCKEVKKWRDLKINTILITSSEVLNKLNNEISILDKREWLFKCKIFVIGERLAGIAKKIGWNRNDIIISDYANNKKLFRLIMKENKKN, encoded by the coding sequence ATGCGACCCTCTCCAGAGGGAGAAGAGTTAGTGCATTATTTAAATAATGCAGGAATTTTTTCTTTTCATTTTTCTTTTTTTGATTTTTACCCTAGTACAAGTAAGAATAGAATTTCAAAAAAAATTTATGATTTGTATATATCAGATATCATTCTTATTTTTTCTAAAAAATCTATTAATTATATTAATATATATTTTTTAAAAAAAAAATTAATATGGCCTATATATCCAAAATATTATGCTATTGGGGAAAGTACTGCTATTTTTTTAAGTAAATATGTTCAAAAAAAAATCTTTTTTCCTAAAGATCAAGAAAATAGCGAAAATTTATTAATGCTATTATATAAAAACAATCTTTTAAAAAAGAAAATAACTTTGCTACAAGGAAGAAATGGAAGAAATTTAATAAAAAAACATCTTCAACAACAGGGTTGTGATATTTCCATAATTGAATGTTATAAAAGAATATTTAAAATTATTGATTTTTGCAAAGAGGTAAAAAAATGGCGCGATTTAAAAATAAATACTATTTTAATAACTAGTAGTGAAGTTTTAAATAAGTTAAATAATGAAATTTCCATTTTAGATAAAAGAGAATGGTTATTTAAATGTAAAATATTTGTTATTGGAGAACGATTAGCAGGTATAGCAAAAAAAATTGGTTGGAATAGGAATGATATAATCATTTCAGATTATGCTAATAATAAAAAACTATTTAGACTAATTATGAAAGAAAATAAAAAAAATTAA
- the rho gene encoding transcription termination factor Rho has translation MNLTALKNMPVSELITLGEKMGLENLARMRKQDIIFAILKQHAKSGEDIFGDGVLEILQDGFGFLRSADSSYLAGPDDIYVSPSQIRRFNLRTGDTISGKIRPPKEGERYFALLKVNKVNYDKPENARSKILFENLTPLHANSRLRMERGNGSTEDLTARVLDLASPIGRGQRGLIVAPPKAGKTILLQNIAQSIAYNHPDCVLMVLLIDERPEEVTEMQRLVKGEVVASTFDEPASRHVQVAEMVIEKAKRLVEHKKDVIILLDSITRLARAYNTVVPASGKVLTGGVDANALHRPKRFFGAARNVEEGGSLTIIATALVDTGSKMDEVIYEEFKGTGNMELPLSRKIAEKRVFPAIDYNRSGTRKEELLTLPEELQKMWILRKIIHPMSEIDAMEFLLNKLSMTKTNDEFFDMMKRS, from the coding sequence ATGAATCTTACCGCACTTAAAAATATGCCAGTTTCTGAACTAATTACTCTGGGTGAAAAAATGGGGTTGGAAAATTTAGCGCGTATGCGTAAACAAGATATTATTTTTGCAATCCTTAAACAACATGCAAAAAGTGGAGAAGATATATTTGGAGACGGCGTTTTAGAAATATTACAAGATGGATTTGGTTTTTTACGTTCTGCTGATAGTTCTTATCTAGCTGGTCCTGATGATATATATGTTTCACCAAGTCAAATTCGTAGGTTTAATTTACGTACCGGTGATACTATTTCTGGAAAAATAAGGCCGCCAAAAGAAGGTGAAAGATATTTTGCTTTACTTAAAGTTAACAAAGTGAATTATGATAAACCTGAAAATGCCAGAAGTAAAATTTTATTTGAAAATTTAACACCTTTACATGCTAATTCTAGATTAAGAATGGAACGAGGAAATGGATCTACTGAAGATTTAACAGCAAGAGTACTTGATTTAGCTTCTCCTATTGGACGTGGTCAGAGAGGTTTAATTGTAGCACCACCAAAAGCAGGAAAAACTATTCTATTGCAAAATATTGCACAAAGTATTGCTTATAATCATCCAGATTGTGTATTAATGGTTTTACTAATCGATGAAAGACCAGAAGAAGTAACTGAAATGCAAAGATTAGTGAAAGGTGAAGTTGTTGCTTCTACGTTTGACGAACCGGCATCAAGACACGTTCAAGTTGCCGAGATGGTAATTGAAAAAGCAAAAAGATTGGTAGAACATAAAAAAGACGTAATTATATTACTAGATTCTATTACGCGTTTAGCAAGAGCATATAATACCGTTGTACCGGCATCAGGTAAAGTTTTAACAGGAGGAGTAGATGCTAATGCTTTACACAGACCTAAACGATTTTTTGGTGCTGCTCGTAACGTAGAAGAAGGCGGGAGTTTAACAATTATCGCAACAGCATTAGTTGATACAGGTTCAAAAATGGATGAAGTTATTTATGAAGAATTTAAAGGAACAGGAAATATGGAACTTCCCTTATCTAGGAAAATAGCCGAAAAACGCGTTTTTCCTGCTATTGATTATAATCGATCTGGAACTAGAAAAGAAGAATTATTAACCTTACCAGAAGAACTTCAAAAAATGTGGATTCTAAGAAAAATTATCCATCCTATGAGTGAAATAGATGCAATGGAATTTTTATTAAACAAATTATCTATGACTAAAACCAATGATGAATTTTTTGATATGATGAAACGTTCATAA
- the trxA gene encoding thioredoxin TrxA, which produces MNIITELNDENFQEQVLKSKDFVLVDFWAEWCNPCKILTPILEEVAKSYYKKITFFKLNVEKNPKTAPIYSIRGIPALLLFHNSEVLATKIGAISKIQLKKFLDENTQQI; this is translated from the coding sequence ATGAATATAATAACTGAACTTAATGATGAAAATTTTCAAGAACAGGTATTAAAATCAAAAGATTTTGTATTGGTAGACTTTTGGGCAGAGTGGTGTAATCCATGTAAAATCTTAACACCTATTTTAGAAGAAGTAGCAAAGAGTTATTACAAAAAAATTACATTTTTTAAGTTAAATGTTGAAAAAAATCCAAAAACTGCTCCGATATATTCTATAAGAGGAATTCCTGCATTACTGTTGTTTCATAATAGTGAAGTACTTGCAACTAAAATTGGAGCAATTTCTAAAATACAACTTAAAAAGTTTTTAGATGAAAATACTCAACAAATATAA
- the rep gene encoding DNA helicase Rep codes for MSLNSTQKYAIEFINGPCLILAGAGSGKTKVIINKIIYLINYCRLNPSNIIAITFTNKAAHEIKIRLSKYLSVLKIKKMIISTFHSLGLEIIKKEIHSLKFNPNFSLFDEKDQLILLKKIVDKKTKKNTKLLKKLIFMISFWKNKFLTPLQVELSAESELEKNFSFFYKKYNIYLRESNILDFDDLICIPTLLLKNNKIIQDRWQKKIFHMLVDEYQDTNNSQYEFIKTLTNINSNFTLVGDDDQSIYSWRGAKPQNLFLLKKDFPNLEIIKMEQNYRSYGRILKAANKLIANNLHYFEKKLFSNLKYGNKIKVLIGKDEENEAEKIANKIIEQCSKNKIKYKDYAILYRGNYQSQILEKILLKNNIPYNISNNSSFFSRPEIKDLISYLRLIINPNDNYAFSRILNTPQRQIGLKTLNKLEVFATEKNISLFESINNVKIKEILKEKTILKIKKFISWIKKTIKLAYFNPHNILDTIINDIKYELWLNKISKDPKKAQKSINNIYTLSSWVKDMLSGNKFEKPMTLLQIITKMTLRDILEKQKKVDEIVNQVQLMTLHSSKGLEFSSVFIVGMSEGILPNIKSIYDDNIEEERRLAYVGMTRAKKQLFFTYCQNRYKYGQKLQMVPSRFLFELPQEDLQWNQEEIYCDNLYKKIIK; via the coding sequence ATGTCTCTTAATTCTACTCAAAAATATGCTATAGAATTTATTAATGGTCCCTGTTTAATATTAGCAGGGGCTGGATCGGGTAAAACAAAAGTTATCATTAATAAAATTATTTATCTAATAAATTATTGTCGACTTAATCCAAGTAATATTATTGCTATCACCTTTACTAATAAAGCAGCTCACGAAATAAAAATTCGTCTTTCAAAATATTTAAGTGTTTTAAAAATAAAAAAAATGATTATTTCTACATTTCATTCGCTAGGATTAGAAATTATAAAAAAAGAAATTCATTCTCTTAAATTTAATCCTAATTTTTCCTTGTTTGATGAAAAAGATCAACTAATTTTACTAAAAAAAATAGTTGACAAAAAAACAAAAAAAAACACAAAATTATTAAAAAAATTAATATTTATGATTTCTTTTTGGAAGAATAAATTTCTTACTCCTTTGCAAGTCGAGTTATCTGCAGAATCAGAATTAGAAAAAAATTTTTCTTTTTTTTATAAAAAATATAATATTTATCTACGTGAATCAAATATATTAGATTTTGATGATTTAATTTGTATACCAACTCTTTTATTAAAAAATAATAAAATTATTCAAGATCGTTGGCAAAAAAAAATTTTCCATATGTTAGTTGATGAATATCAAGATACAAATAATAGCCAGTATGAGTTTATAAAAACGCTTACTAATATAAATTCTAATTTTACTTTAGTAGGAGATGATGATCAATCAATATACTCATGGAGAGGTGCAAAACCTCAAAATCTTTTTTTACTAAAAAAAGATTTTCCCAATCTAGAAATAATAAAAATGGAACAAAATTATCGTTCTTACGGAAGAATACTTAAAGCAGCAAATAAATTAATTGCAAATAACTTGCATTACTTTGAAAAAAAATTATTTTCTAATTTAAAATATGGAAATAAAATTAAGGTATTAATTGGAAAGGACGAAGAAAATGAAGCAGAAAAAATAGCAAATAAAATAATTGAACAATGTTCTAAAAATAAAATAAAATATAAAGATTATGCTATACTTTATCGTGGTAATTATCAGTCTCAAATTCTCGAAAAAATATTATTAAAAAATAATATACCCTATAATATTTCTAATAATTCATCATTTTTTTCTCGTCCGGAAATAAAAGATCTAATAAGTTATTTGCGTTTAATTATTAATCCAAATGACAATTATGCATTTTCAAGAATTTTGAATACTCCACAACGTCAAATAGGCTTAAAAACATTAAATAAATTAGAAGTATTTGCTACAGAAAAAAACATCAGTCTCTTTGAGTCTATTAATAATGTAAAAATCAAGGAAATTTTAAAAGAAAAGACTATTTTAAAAATAAAAAAGTTTATTTCATGGATAAAAAAAACAATTAAATTAGCATATTTTAATCCACACAATATTTTAGATACTATAATAAATGATATTAAATATGAATTATGGTTAAATAAGATTTCAAAAGATCCTAAAAAAGCTCAAAAAAGTATAAATAATATTTACACACTATCAAGTTGGGTAAAAGATATGCTCAGCGGAAATAAATTTGAAAAACCAATGACATTACTACAAATTATCACAAAAATGACTTTACGTGATATTTTAGAAAAACAAAAAAAAGTAGATGAAATTGTAAATCAAGTTCAATTAATGACTTTGCATTCATCTAAAGGATTAGAGTTTTCTTCAGTTTTTATAGTTGGTATGAGTGAAGGTATTTTACCTAACATAAAAAGTATTTATGATGATAATATTGAAGAAGAACGAAGATTAGCATATGTAGGTATGACTAGAGCAAAAAAACAATTATTTTTTACATATTGTCAAAATAGATATAAATATGGTCAAAAATTACAAATGGTACCTAGTAGATTTTTATTTGAGTTGCCTCAAGAAGATTTACAATGGAATCAGGAAGAAATATATTGTGATAACCTTTATAAAAAAATAATAAAATAA
- the ilvC gene encoding ketol-acid reductoisomerase produces MNYFNKLCFRKKFNEIKKCRFMKRNEFQNQNAILKNKKIVIVGCGSQGLNQGLNMRDSGLNISYALKKNSILKKNQSWLNATKNKFEVNDYESLIPKADLVINLTPDKQHQNVVKEIQKLMKKNAFLGYSHGFNIVECGEIIRKDITVIMVAPKCPGTEVREEFKRGFGVPTLIAVHTDNDHQKIGLEVAKAWAFSIGGHRAGVLDSSFIAEVKSDLMGEQTILCGMLQTASLLCYKKLIQDKYDAGYSAKLIQYGWETITESLKHGGITLMMDRLSNSSKIRALKLSNKIKKILSPLFKKHMDDIISGAFSKEMMIDWKNNDKNLLNWRKDTKNTLFEKNNLDYSKKISEEDYYNHGTLMVAMIKSGVELAFETMIKSGIKSESAYYESLHELPLIANTIARKKLYEMNVVISDTAEYGNYLFSNSAYPILKNFIMNLEKYDLGCSVPTTKIDNIELYKINEEIRNHPIEIVGKKLRKYMKEMKSISIKE; encoded by the coding sequence ATGAATTATTTTAATAAATTATGTTTTCGTAAAAAATTTAACGAAATTAAAAAATGTCGTTTTATGAAAAGAAATGAATTTCAAAATCAAAATGCTATTTTAAAAAATAAAAAAATAGTTATTGTAGGATGTGGATCACAAGGTTTAAATCAAGGTTTAAATATGAGAGATTCTGGTCTCAATATTTCTTACGCACTAAAAAAAAATAGTATTTTAAAAAAAAATCAATCTTGGTTAAATGCGACTAAAAATAAATTTGAAGTAAATGATTATGAATCACTAATACCAAAAGCTGACTTAGTTATTAATTTAACACCTGACAAACAACATCAAAACGTTGTAAAAGAAATACAAAAATTGATGAAAAAAAATGCATTTTTAGGTTATTCACACGGTTTTAATATTGTAGAATGTGGAGAAATAATACGAAAAGATATAACAGTAATTATGGTTGCCCCAAAATGCCCTGGAACAGAAGTAAGAGAGGAATTTAAAAGAGGATTCGGAGTACCTACATTAATTGCTGTTCATACTGATAATGACCACCAAAAAATAGGATTAGAAGTTGCAAAAGCATGGGCTTTTTCAATAGGTGGACACCGTGCTGGAGTATTGGATTCTTCTTTTATTGCTGAAGTTAAATCAGATTTAATGGGGGAACAAACAATTTTATGTGGCATGCTGCAGACAGCTTCTCTGCTATGTTATAAAAAATTAATTCAAGATAAATATGATGCAGGTTATTCAGCAAAATTAATACAATATGGTTGGGAAACTATCACAGAATCTCTAAAACACGGAGGTATTACATTAATGATGGATAGGCTTTCAAATTCATCAAAAATAAGAGCTTTAAAACTATCTAATAAGATAAAGAAAATTTTATCACCCCTATTTAAAAAACATATGGATGATATTATATCAGGTGCTTTTTCTAAAGAAATGATGATAGATTGGAAAAATAATGATAAAAATTTATTAAATTGGCGTAAAGATACAAAAAATACACTTTTTGAAAAAAATAATCTTGATTATTCAAAAAAAATATCTGAAGAAGATTATTATAATCATGGAACATTAATGGTTGCTATGATTAAGTCAGGCGTGGAATTAGCTTTCGAAACTATGATTAAATCAGGAATTAAAAGTGAATCAGCTTATTACGAATCTTTACATGAATTACCATTAATTGCAAATACAATTGCAAGAAAAAAATTGTATGAAATGAATGTTGTTATTTCAGATACAGCAGAATATGGTAATTATCTTTTTTCAAATTCAGCCTATCCTATTTTAAAAAATTTTATTATGAATCTCGAAAAATACGATTTAGGTTGTTCAGTACCGACTACTAAAATAGATAATATTGAATTATATAAAATTAACGAAGAAATTCGGAACCATCCAATCGAAATTGTTGGTAAAAAATTAAGAAAATATATGAAAGAAATGAAATCTATTTCAATTAAAGAATAA